A single genomic interval of Asinibacterium sp. OR53 harbors:
- a CDS encoding sugar phosphate isomerase/epimerase yields MHQTRRGFLKTSSLALGGTLLFSNELFAAYKRKEILGIQLYSVRDDMKKSPAETLQQLSAMGYRYVEHANYIDRKFYGYTAAEFKKRLDGLGMKMLSGHTVFNKNHWDATKKEFTDTWKYTVEDAATAGQQFVISPWLDESYRKNADDLKHYMEVFNQCGELCKKSGMKFGYHNHDFEFSQHLGGMRVYDIILQYTDPALVAQQLDTGNLYNGGATAMETVKKYPGRFELMHVKDEIKSENGNEKFESTVLGKGIVNVKEVIDFGRKSGGTTHFIIEQEAYQGKSPLDCAREDFSVMKKWGYL; encoded by the coding sequence ATGCATCAGACAAGACGAGGTTTTCTGAAAACAAGCTCTCTTGCGTTGGGGGGGACCTTGCTTTTTTCTAATGAACTTTTTGCTGCCTACAAACGAAAGGAGATATTGGGTATTCAACTTTATTCGGTAAGGGATGATATGAAGAAAAGCCCGGCCGAGACCCTGCAACAATTGTCTGCCATGGGTTACAGGTATGTTGAACATGCCAATTATATCGACCGGAAATTCTACGGCTATACAGCTGCTGAATTTAAAAAACGGCTCGACGGGTTAGGCATGAAGATGCTCAGCGGTCATACTGTTTTTAACAAGAACCATTGGGATGCTACCAAAAAGGAATTTACCGATACATGGAAATATACCGTGGAAGATGCTGCCACTGCAGGACAACAATTCGTTATCAGCCCCTGGCTGGATGAGAGCTACCGAAAAAATGCCGATGACCTGAAGCATTATATGGAGGTTTTTAATCAATGCGGGGAATTGTGTAAAAAATCGGGGATGAAGTTCGGGTACCACAACCACGATTTTGAATTCAGCCAACACCTGGGTGGCATGCGCGTGTATGATATCATCCTTCAATATACCGACCCGGCACTGGTAGCGCAGCAACTGGATACCGGCAACCTGTACAATGGTGGCGCCACTGCTATGGAAACTGTTAAAAAGTATCCGGGCAGATTCGAGCTCATGCATGTAAAAGATGAGATCAAAAGCGAAAACGGCAACGAGAAATTCGAAAGCACTGTTTTAGGCAAGGGCATTGTGAACGTAAAGGAAGTGATCGATTTCGGCCGCAAATCCGGTGGTACCACCCATTTCATCATCGAGCAGGAAGCCTACCAGGGCAAATCGCCGCTTGACTGCGCCCGCGAAGACTTCAGCGTGATGAAAAAATGGGGGTACCTGTAA
- a CDS encoding DUF1080 domain-containing protein, whose product MNKKIIAGIAAIALATTASYAQQGDPRATEYYSPVPKVVTPGETCGNAPSDAIVLFDGTSLDEWEAVKNPAPGKNWKLVHHIMTVDKSVGDIQTKKTFTDFQLHIEYRIPANITGTGQARGNSGVFLASIPFGAGGYELQVLDNYNNSTYVNGQAGSIYKQSPPLVNACRKPGEWQSYDVIWTAPRFNEDGTLKSPARATVFHNGVLVQNNTELKGDTPYIGQPSYHKHGPAPIKLQAHGDKSEPLSYRNIWLRPL is encoded by the coding sequence ATGAATAAGAAAATCATTGCAGGCATTGCAGCCATTGCGCTCGCTACTACAGCCTCTTATGCACAACAGGGTGATCCCCGCGCAACCGAATATTACAGCCCTGTACCCAAAGTTGTTACACCGGGAGAAACCTGCGGTAATGCACCTTCAGACGCCATCGTATTATTTGATGGGACCAGTCTCGATGAATGGGAAGCTGTAAAGAATCCTGCTCCAGGCAAAAATTGGAAATTAGTCCATCATATCATGACAGTAGATAAAAGTGTGGGCGATATCCAGACAAAAAAGACATTTACTGATTTTCAGTTGCATATCGAATACCGCATTCCGGCGAATATTACCGGTACAGGCCAGGCCAGGGGTAACAGCGGTGTCTTTCTCGCATCGATACCTTTTGGCGCCGGTGGTTATGAGCTGCAGGTGTTAGACAATTATAACAATAGTACTTATGTGAACGGACAGGCAGGTAGTATATATAAGCAATCGCCGCCACTGGTGAATGCTTGCAGAAAACCCGGAGAATGGCAGAGCTATGATGTAATATGGACTGCACCACGTTTCAATGAAGATGGAACCCTCAAGTCACCCGCGCGTGCTACCGTGTTCCATAATGGGGTGTTGGTACAAAATAATACGGAGTTAAAAGGAGATACACCTTATATAGGCCAACCCAGTTATCACAAACACGGTCCTGCTCCCATTAAGTTGCAGGCGCATGGTGATAAGAGTGAGCCGTTGAGCTACCGGAATATCTGGTTGAGACCGTTGTAA
- a CDS encoding Gfo/Idh/MocA family protein, whose product MYSRKKFLQQSSLLLGAGALASAFDNKAFAIFKNRILPSDQLNIGAIGINGMGWSNTRAAMKIPGVNLVAVCDVDRNVIEKRLGELAKAGVDTSRIKTYADYRKLLEQKDIDAVIIGTPDHWHALIMVHACEAGKDVYVEKPVGNSIGECRTMVAAQQRYNKVVQAGQWQRSQQHFRDAVDFVQSGQLGNIRTVKVWCYQGWMRPQPVVPDSAPPAGVDYQQWLGPAPARAFNASRFHFHFRWFWDYAGGLMTDWGVHLLDYALLGMKAGVPKTIDGMGGRFAYPDLYEETPDTLTTMYEFDHFNLVWDSAMGIDNGSYGRDHGIAFIGNNGTLVLSRGGWEVIEERQSKNKVSKPLVKPSDNGLDKHWENFVGVVKSRKMDELHCSIQAGAHVATVAQMGNISYRTGKKLYWDKALSKFTDDAVNAAYLMKQYHNGYHLPKI is encoded by the coding sequence ATGTATTCACGAAAAAAATTTCTGCAACAATCCTCGCTGCTGCTCGGCGCAGGAGCACTGGCATCTGCCTTCGATAACAAAGCTTTTGCCATTTTTAAAAATCGCATTCTTCCCAGTGATCAATTAAATATCGGTGCAATTGGCATTAACGGAATGGGATGGTCTAATACAAGGGCGGCCATGAAAATACCAGGAGTAAACTTGGTGGCCGTTTGCGATGTTGACAGGAATGTTATAGAAAAAAGACTGGGCGAACTAGCCAAAGCCGGTGTTGATACTTCCAGGATCAAGACCTATGCCGACTACCGTAAATTATTGGAGCAAAAAGACATAGATGCCGTGATCATTGGAACACCTGATCATTGGCATGCATTAATCATGGTACATGCCTGCGAAGCAGGGAAGGATGTATATGTAGAAAAACCCGTAGGCAATTCCATTGGGGAATGCAGGACGATGGTAGCGGCGCAACAACGATACAATAAAGTGGTGCAGGCCGGACAATGGCAGCGTAGCCAGCAGCATTTCAGGGATGCAGTGGATTTTGTACAAAGCGGACAATTGGGCAATATACGTACGGTGAAGGTTTGGTGTTACCAGGGATGGATGCGTCCTCAGCCAGTAGTGCCGGACAGTGCTCCACCGGCAGGCGTTGATTATCAACAATGGCTGGGACCCGCGCCTGCAAGGGCTTTCAACGCCAGCCGCTTCCATTTTCATTTTCGATGGTTCTGGGATTATGCGGGCGGACTCATGACCGACTGGGGTGTACATTTACTGGATTATGCCCTGCTGGGCATGAAGGCTGGCGTTCCTAAAACGATCGATGGAATGGGCGGACGGTTTGCTTACCCCGATCTGTATGAAGAAACACCAGACACGCTTACCACGATGTATGAGTTCGATCATTTTAACCTGGTATGGGATTCTGCTATGGGTATTGACAACGGGTCGTATGGAAGAGATCATGGAATTGCGTTTATAGGAAACAATGGAACGCTTGTATTGAGTAGAGGTGGATGGGAAGTGATTGAAGAGAGACAAAGCAAGAATAAAGTCAGCAAACCTTTGGTAAAACCATCCGATAACGGGCTCGACAAGCACTGGGAAAATTTTGTCGGTGTGGTGAAATCCAGAAAGATGGATGAATTGCACTGTTCTATACAGGCCGGGGCGCATGTAGCTACAGTAGCACAAATGGGTAATATATCTTATCGTACCGGAAAAAAATTGTACTGGGATAAGGCCCTTTCGAAATTTACCGATGATGCGGTTAATGCAGCATACTTGATGAAACAATACCATAACGGATACCATTTACCGAAGATTTAA
- the bla gene encoding subclass B3 metallo-beta-lactamase produces MALYKRWWSFTLVVFFIGFSYRVHAQKLIVSSYHNKEWSQDYQPFRIAGNLYYVGTYDLAAYLITTPQGHILINTGLDDSYPLIRAHVKTLGYRFRDIKILLATHAHFDHVGAMAAIKKQIGAQMMINARDAEVLADGGNSDYVLGGKGSTFLPVKADRLLYDHDTIRLGDMKIEMLHHPGHTKGANSFLFDVKDAQRTYRVLIANMPSVLDETRLAGMPGYPEVGKDYAYTLRAMRGLQFDLWFASHASQFGLHQKHKPGDGYNPAAFNDRAGYDAALDELEKAYQKKLLPE; encoded by the coding sequence ATGGCTTTATATAAAAGATGGTGGTCATTTACGCTGGTTGTTTTTTTTATTGGCTTCAGCTACCGGGTCCATGCCCAAAAACTAATTGTATCTTCTTATCACAATAAAGAATGGTCGCAGGATTACCAGCCGTTTCGTATTGCAGGGAACCTGTACTATGTGGGTACTTATGATCTCGCGGCCTATCTTATTACCACGCCGCAAGGGCATATCCTTATCAATACAGGATTGGATGATTCCTATCCATTGATCCGTGCCCATGTTAAGACGCTCGGCTATCGGTTCAGAGATATTAAAATACTACTGGCTACGCATGCACACTTCGATCATGTAGGCGCAATGGCAGCCATCAAAAAACAAATAGGTGCACAAATGATGATCAATGCAAGAGACGCTGAGGTATTGGCAGATGGCGGTAATTCTGATTATGTATTGGGTGGAAAAGGCAGCACTTTTTTACCGGTAAAAGCAGACCGGCTGCTGTATGACCATGATACCATCAGGCTGGGAGATATGAAAATAGAAATGCTGCATCATCCCGGTCATACTAAAGGTGCTAATAGTTTCCTGTTTGATGTAAAAGACGCGCAGCGAACCTACCGGGTACTGATCGCCAACATGCCTTCGGTACTCGACGAGACCAGGTTGGCCGGCATGCCGGGCTATCCGGAAGTAGGGAAAGATTACGCCTATACGCTTCGTGCAATGAGAGGGTTGCAGTTTGATCTGTGGTTCGCTTCACATGCAAGTCAATTCGGACTGCATCAAAAACATAAACCGGGAGATGGATACAATCCGGCAGCTTTTAACGACCGGGCAGGGTATGACGCAGCGTTGGATGAATTAGAAAAAGCTTACCAGAAGAAGTTGTTACCGGAATAA
- a CDS encoding alpha-L-rhamnosidase: MKKAFSFVIILQVLFSLSLTAQVRLENLRTENADNPIGLDITHPRFSWQLVSDQRNSKQTAYEIRMGDNPHEMAKNKGTGKVVSDQSLYVPYHGEALKAGKRYYWQVRVWDNAGNVSAWSAPAFFQIGLLTPSDWKAAWIVPGFEEDSLRASPLFRKAFNSAKKIKSATAYITAHGLYEAQINGKRVGDAYLTPGWTSYNKRLQYQAYDVTHLLQEGDNAIGVTLGNGWYRSYIAWSGNHDSYGKDIALLFQLDITYTDGTTKSIVSDESWKSSTGAIRYSEIYHGETIDARLAKKGWATPGYHDNDWSGVKRADFSKSVLVATYNEPVKKHETFQPVKIFKTPKGEQVIDFGQNLVGWVVLKAKGKAGTRINISHAEVLDKDGNFYTENLRIAKAQDNYILNGEGEETFEPHFTWHGFRFIKIEGYPGELKPEDITAVTLYSDMRPTGSFTSSNAMINQLQHNIEWGLRGNFLDVPTDCPQRDERLGWTGDAQVFSRTATFLRDAHNFFAKWLKDVSADQLPDGRIPHVIPNVLGPSAGGSTGWADVSTIVPWNMYLAYGDKRILEDQYASMKAWVDYMKGQSVNDLWNKGFHFGDWLFYSLGDDPDGNSAITNKYLIAQCFYAHSTQLLINTAKVLGKTDDATTYTELLKRIKDAFVKEYLTPNGATMSNTQTSYVLALQFDMLPETLRQQAADRLVENIKRYRNHLTTGFLGTPYLCQVLSRFGHTDIAYTLLLQDTYPSWLYPVKMGATTIWERWDGIKTNGTFQTAGMNSFNHYAYGSIGDWLYRVMVGMDTEEDGSAYKNIRIQPHIGGGFTQAAASYQTLYGKLASGWKIQNHQLIMDVEIPANTTATIYVPATGAEKVMESGKALSALKDIEVVGTEKEQVILKAGSGKYQFSMPWK, encoded by the coding sequence ATGAAAAAAGCATTTTCATTCGTTATCATCTTACAAGTATTGTTCTCTCTGTCGCTAACTGCGCAAGTGCGCCTGGAAAACCTGCGTACGGAGAATGCAGATAATCCAATTGGATTGGATATTACACATCCCCGGTTTAGCTGGCAACTTGTTTCAGATCAACGGAACAGCAAACAGACTGCCTATGAAATAAGAATGGGCGACAACCCACATGAAATGGCGAAAAATAAAGGCACTGGAAAAGTAGTTTCAGACCAATCCCTTTATGTGCCTTATCATGGAGAAGCGTTGAAAGCTGGTAAGCGTTATTATTGGCAGGTTCGTGTGTGGGACAACGCGGGCAATGTTTCTGCCTGGAGTGCACCGGCTTTTTTTCAAATAGGTTTGCTGACGCCTTCAGATTGGAAAGCCGCATGGATCGTGCCTGGATTTGAAGAAGACAGCCTGCGCGCTTCGCCGCTTTTCAGGAAAGCATTCAACAGTGCTAAAAAAATAAAATCGGCCACAGCATATATTACAGCGCATGGCTTGTACGAAGCGCAGATCAATGGCAAGCGGGTAGGGGATGCTTACCTCACACCGGGCTGGACCAGCTATAACAAACGCCTGCAATACCAGGCTTATGATGTAACCCATCTCTTACAGGAAGGTGATAATGCCATTGGTGTTACGCTGGGCAATGGTTGGTACAGGAGTTATATTGCCTGGAGTGGCAACCACGATTCTTATGGTAAAGACATTGCGCTGCTTTTTCAGTTGGATATTACGTACACGGATGGCACTACCAAGAGCATTGTATCGGATGAAAGCTGGAAATCTTCTACAGGTGCCATCCGCTATTCGGAAATTTATCATGGCGAAACCATCGACGCCAGGCTGGCAAAAAAAGGCTGGGCAACACCTGGGTATCACGATAATGATTGGAGCGGTGTAAAGCGTGCAGATTTTTCCAAATCGGTGCTGGTAGCAACATACAATGAGCCGGTAAAAAAACACGAAACATTCCAGCCGGTTAAAATATTTAAAACACCCAAGGGCGAGCAGGTGATTGACTTCGGACAAAACCTGGTAGGCTGGGTGGTGCTCAAAGCCAAAGGAAAAGCAGGAACGCGCATCAACATATCCCATGCAGAAGTATTGGATAAAGATGGCAATTTTTATACCGAGAACCTGCGCATCGCCAAAGCACAGGATAACTATATTCTAAATGGCGAAGGCGAAGAAACTTTTGAGCCGCATTTTACCTGGCATGGCTTTCGGTTCATTAAAATAGAAGGCTATCCCGGTGAGTTAAAACCCGAAGACATCACTGCCGTTACCCTGTATTCCGATATGAGACCCACGGGCAGTTTTACTTCTTCCAATGCCATGATCAACCAGTTGCAGCATAATATTGAATGGGGATTGAGGGGTAATTTCCTGGATGTACCTACCGATTGTCCGCAAAGAGATGAACGGTTGGGATGGACCGGTGATGCACAAGTGTTTTCACGTACCGCTACTTTCTTAAGAGATGCACATAATTTCTTTGCCAAGTGGCTGAAGGATGTATCGGCCGATCAATTGCCTGACGGAAGGATTCCGCATGTGATTCCCAATGTGCTGGGCCCCTCTGCAGGCGGCAGTACAGGCTGGGCAGATGTTTCAACGATCGTTCCATGGAACATGTACCTGGCTTATGGTGACAAAAGAATATTGGAAGATCAGTATGCCAGTATGAAGGCCTGGGTTGATTATATGAAGGGCCAAAGCGTTAATGATTTGTGGAACAAAGGCTTTCATTTTGGCGACTGGCTATTCTACAGTCTCGGTGATGACCCCGACGGTAATTCTGCTATTACCAATAAGTACCTTATTGCACAGTGTTTTTATGCGCACTCTACGCAATTACTCATTAATACCGCCAAAGTATTGGGTAAAACAGACGATGCAACAACCTATACGGAACTTTTAAAAAGGATCAAAGATGCATTTGTAAAAGAATATCTTACACCCAACGGTGCTACCATGTCCAACACACAAACATCTTATGTGCTGGCATTGCAATTCGATATGTTGCCGGAGACTTTGCGCCAGCAGGCGGCAGACAGGCTGGTAGAGAATATCAAGCGATACAGGAATCACCTCACCACCGGTTTCCTGGGCACACCTTATCTCTGCCAGGTACTCAGTCGTTTTGGCCATACAGATATAGCTTATACTTTGTTGTTACAGGATACCTATCCTTCCTGGTTGTATCCTGTAAAAATGGGTGCTACCACTATATGGGAACGCTGGGATGGTATTAAAACCAACGGCACATTTCAAACAGCCGGCATGAACTCTTTTAACCACTATGCATACGGTTCTATTGGCGATTGGTTATACCGGGTGATGGTGGGTATGGATACAGAAGAAGACGGAAGTGCGTATAAAAACATCCGCATACAACCGCATATCGGCGGAGGCTTTACCCAGGCAGCTGCCAGTTATCAAACCTTATACGGAAAACTGGCTTCGGGTTGGAAAATACAGAATCATCAATTGATCATGGATGTAGAGATACCGGCAAATACAACAGCTACTATTTATGTTCCTGCCACCGGTGCAGAAAAAGTAATGGAAAGCGGCAAGGCTTTGTCAGCATTGAAAGATATCGAAGTAGTGGGCACAGAAAAAGAACAGGTAATATTGAAAGCAGGTTCCGGTAAATACCAGTTCAGCATGCCTTGGAAATAG
- a CDS encoding alpha-L-fucosidase: MHSLRSLLPAIASLFAVHATMVTAHAQGNIHPQSTQYEWPTDKLVKEKLEHWQDQKFGMIIHWGLYAVPGIIESWALCSEDWINRDSTRSYDDFKKWYWGLQKDFNPVHFDPDAWARAGKEAGMRYLVFTTKHHDGFAMFDTKQSDFSIAKGPFAGNPKADVAKYVFDAFRKQGFMIGAYFSKPDWHSEYYWWPKYATPNRNNNYDIKKNPWRWNQFKQYTYNQIGELMHHYGSIDILWLDGGWVRPRETVNEEVLSWGAPIPDWSQDIDIPHIAAMARQAQPGLLVVDRTVHGPYENYQTPEQRIPAKQLDHPWESCMTLANNWGYVPNDRFKSAAQVIHSLIEVVAKGGNLLLGIGPKPDGTLPAMAVERLTEIGQ; the protein is encoded by the coding sequence ATGCATTCATTACGATCCTTATTGCCAGCAATTGCCAGCCTTTTTGCCGTTCATGCAACGATGGTTACGGCACACGCGCAAGGCAACATACATCCACAATCAACCCAATACGAATGGCCTACAGACAAACTGGTAAAGGAAAAATTGGAGCATTGGCAGGATCAAAAATTTGGTATGATCATCCACTGGGGATTGTACGCAGTGCCCGGTATCATTGAATCCTGGGCTTTGTGCTCGGAAGACTGGATCAACCGTGATAGCACCAGGAGTTATGATGATTTTAAAAAATGGTATTGGGGATTGCAAAAAGATTTTAACCCGGTGCATTTCGATCCGGATGCATGGGCCCGTGCAGGAAAGGAGGCAGGCATGCGTTACCTGGTATTTACTACCAAACACCACGACGGCTTTGCCATGTTCGATACCAAACAATCTGATTTCAGTATTGCGAAAGGTCCATTTGCCGGCAACCCGAAAGCCGATGTAGCGAAATATGTGTTTGATGCATTCCGTAAACAGGGGTTCATGATCGGCGCTTATTTTTCCAAGCCCGACTGGCACTCGGAATACTACTGGTGGCCTAAATATGCCACGCCCAACCGCAACAACAACTACGATATCAAAAAGAACCCCTGGCGCTGGAATCAATTCAAACAATACACTTATAACCAGATCGGGGAGTTGATGCACCATTATGGAAGTATCGACATACTCTGGCTGGATGGCGGCTGGGTGAGGCCGCGGGAAACAGTAAATGAAGAAGTGCTTTCATGGGGGGCTCCCATACCGGACTGGAGCCAGGACATAGATATACCACACATTGCAGCCATGGCAAGGCAAGCACAGCCAGGATTGCTGGTAGTGGATCGTACCGTACACGGCCCTTATGAGAATTACCAAACTCCCGAGCAGCGCATTCCGGCAAAACAACTCGATCATCCCTGGGAAAGTTGCATGACGCTGGCCAATAACTGGGGCTATGTTCCCAATGACCGTTTCAAATCCGCTGCACAGGTGATCCATTCACTCATTGAAGTAGTGGCAAAAGGTGGTAACCTGTTGCTGGGCATCGGTCCCAAACCCGATGGCACATTACCGGCAATGGCCGTAGAACGGTTGACTGAAATTGGGCAATGA
- a CDS encoding SusD/RagB family nutrient-binding outer membrane lipoprotein gives MKKIFSISLLAILGITSCTKKQFEDSYSDPSKLSSTTVDRQFAGMLSSNLNYVMYRYYAYFAVYQNTMMPWSQTAATLNSNGRYIPGAAATSDVWSTYYKLLAQYKEMLRLYNAASKTDQQTNRMYYIAATTYFYDFTQKMVDIWGDIPWSGAGLLSANGGNYQASAAKYDDAATIYTKMLDDLKGFADELNTISVSSGIAAAMKTQDFVNHGDVVKWKKYCNSLRIRMLSRVNGVAAFQSRVNSEMASILGNATNYPIVTTNSDNIMVKVVNNTTGINNGTNTGSSSDFYRGLIGWQFADRAGKVMIDTMNNNTDPRLRAMFEPGDSAQGVYMGLDPSLTSTDQNTILNKSLIATYNRSTLSQNIFLPGTLINAAEIDFLIAEYYLNANNDASARTAYEAGITQSVNYYYWLRTLSGSSISGALTPLGSNEISNYLSSPGVLWTNATTSQQKLNKIAVQKWINFSVLQPMECWSELRRLKLPALTFVPDAGIQKLPPTRWLYPTDEQTYNAANYQAVQAKDNLSTKIFWDVR, from the coding sequence ATGAAAAAAATATTTTCCATAAGCCTACTGGCGATACTTGGTATCACATCCTGTACCAAGAAACAGTTTGAGGATTCGTACTCCGATCCTTCAAAGCTTTCCTCTACAACGGTCGACAGACAATTTGCCGGCATGTTGTCTTCCAATCTTAATTATGTAATGTATCGTTACTACGCGTATTTTGCCGTTTACCAGAATACAATGATGCCCTGGAGCCAAACGGCTGCCACCCTCAATAGTAATGGCAGGTATATACCAGGTGCAGCTGCTACCAGCGATGTATGGAGCACTTACTATAAGCTGCTGGCACAATACAAGGAAATGTTGCGCTTATATAATGCAGCTAGCAAAACAGACCAGCAAACCAACCGCATGTATTATATCGCGGCTACCACCTACTTCTATGATTTCACCCAGAAAATGGTGGATATATGGGGCGATATTCCCTGGAGCGGTGCTGGTTTGTTAAGCGCCAACGGTGGTAACTACCAGGCTTCTGCAGCCAAGTATGATGATGCCGCTACCATCTATACCAAAATGCTGGACGATTTGAAAGGCTTCGCAGATGAACTGAACACCATCTCAGTAAGTTCGGGTATTGCTGCTGCCATGAAAACGCAGGATTTTGTAAATCATGGCGATGTGGTAAAATGGAAGAAATACTGTAACTCACTTCGCATCAGAATGTTGAGCAGGGTAAATGGCGTAGCCGCATTCCAATCACGGGTGAACAGCGAAATGGCAAGCATCCTGGGCAATGCAACCAATTATCCCATTGTAACTACGAACTCAGATAATATCATGGTAAAAGTAGTGAATAACACTACCGGCATCAATAACGGCACCAATACCGGGTCTTCCTCTGATTTTTACCGTGGATTGATCGGATGGCAGTTTGCAGACAGGGCTGGTAAAGTAATGATCGACACCATGAACAACAATACCGATCCAAGATTGAGGGCCATGTTTGAACCAGGTGACAGCGCGCAGGGTGTATATATGGGTCTGGATCCTTCATTAACAAGCACCGATCAGAATACCATTTTAAATAAAAGCCTCATAGCAACGTATAACCGTTCTACCTTATCACAGAATATCTTTCTTCCAGGCACCCTGATCAATGCGGCAGAAATTGATTTTCTGATAGCAGAATATTACCTGAATGCTAATAATGATGCTAGCGCAAGGACTGCTTATGAAGCGGGAATCACCCAATCTGTGAACTACTATTATTGGTTAAGAACACTGAGTGGCAGTAGTATATCTGGCGCTTTAACGCCCCTGGGATCGAATGAGATTAGTAACTATCTTTCCAGCCCAGGTGTTCTTTGGACAAACGCTACCACTTCACAACAAAAATTAAACAAGATCGCTGTTCAGAAGTGGATTAACTTCAGTGTTTTACAGCCGATGGAATGTTGGTCAGAGTTGAGAAGGCTGAAGCTCCCTGCATTGACTTTTGTACCTGATGCCGGTATTCAAAAATTACCGCCCACCAGGTGGTTGTATCCGACAGATGAACAAACGTACAATGCAGCCAACTATCAGGCTGTTCAGGCAAAAGATAACCTGAGTACCAAGATTTTCTGGGACGTTAGGTAA